A window of Polypterus senegalus isolate Bchr_013 chromosome 14, ASM1683550v1, whole genome shotgun sequence contains these coding sequences:
- the LOC120514734 gene encoding heme-binding protein 2-like: protein MIKSFKQAFQSTGPDIPKFSTPESEPAKDYEERRYEATKWASTVIEGEVEKEAVKKGFKKLYSYIQGKNDKGVKIEMISPVINLVTHGSSNYTVSFFLPASYQSNPPAPTQSGIFIEEKRAMTVFVRSFGGFTSTQRNAENARLLAESLKRDGRPYHEEFYYTAGYDSPFKLINRRNEVWLLKRD from the exons ATGATAAAATCCTTCAAACAAGCATTTCAATCAACAGGACCAGATATTCCAAAATTTTCCACACCTGAGTCTGAG CCAGCGAAGGACTATGAAGAACGTCGTTATGAAGCAACAAAGTGGGCAAGCACGGTGATTGAAGGAGAGGTGGAAAAGGAAGCAGTGAAAAAAGGATTTAAGAAGTTGTACAGCTATATCCAGGGCAAGAATGACAAGG GGGTGAAAATTGAAATGATCTCTCCAGTCATTAACCTGGTAACCCATGGAAGCTCCAACTACACTGTGTCCTTTTTCTTGCCCGCTTCTTATCAGAGCAACCCCCCTGCTCCTACTCAAAGTGGCATCTTCATTGAGGAGAAGAGAGCGATGACAGTATTTGTTCG GTCATTTGGAGGTTTCACTTCAACACAGAGAAACGCTGAGAATGCCCGACTGTTAGCAGAAAGCCTGAAGAGAGATGGGAGACCCTACCACGAGGAGTTCTACTACACCGCTGGATATGACAGTCCTTTTAAACTGATCAACCGGCGCAATGAAGTGTGGTTGCTAAAGCGGGACTGA